The Gemella haemolysans genome includes a region encoding these proteins:
- a CDS encoding LysM peptidoglycan-binding domain-containing protein, with the protein MSKLQKLVAATAIVSTVGVGLSQIADADTYTVKKGDTLWDIAINNGTTVDQLMQDNNLTSSLIFPGDKLTYNTTVAQVAQAKEEGYYTVVLGDTLGKISNRFGVSVDQLVKLNKLENPNLIYVGTVLKVSENAATKTEVSVPKAEATVAKATVVENTAEKTVAKVDTVQTVPAKPAAATSKVETPAVAPKAEVKKETPAVAPKAEVKKETPAVAPKAEVKKETPVATAAPTVAAKPAAPAAAATTQAASSNKGAAIYQAALAQLGRYQDCTMLVTNALKAVGINFHDWPAGYMSLGTVVPASQAQPGDLVYYANGGLGAAHIAVYAGNGQAVHGGWLGNQTALNSANVGSGAVYIRVK; encoded by the coding sequence ATGAGTAAATTACAAAAATTAGTAGCCGCTACGGCAATCGTATCAACAGTAGGTGTTGGTTTATCACAAATCGCTGATGCAGATACATATACAGTAAAAAAAGGTGATACTCTTTGGGATATCGCAATCAACAACGGAACAACTGTTGATCAACTTATGCAAGACAACAACTTAACAAGTTCATTAATTTTCCCTGGGGATAAATTAACTTACAACACAACAGTAGCTCAAGTAGCTCAAGCTAAAGAAGAAGGTTACTACACAGTAGTATTAGGAGATACTTTAGGGAAAATTTCTAACAGATTCGGTGTTTCAGTAGACCAACTTGTTAAATTAAACAAACTTGAAAATCCTAACTTAATTTATGTTGGAACAGTATTAAAAGTAAGTGAAAACGCAGCTACTAAAACTGAAGTTTCAGTACCAAAAGCAGAAGCAACAGTAGCAAAAGCAACTGTAGTAGAAAACACTGCAGAAAAAACTGTAGCTAAAGTAGACACAGTTCAAACTGTACCTGCAAAACCAGCAGCAGCTACTTCAAAAGTGGAAACTCCAGCAGTAGCACCAAAAGCAGAGGTTAAAAAAGAAACTCCAGCGGTAGCGCCAAAAGCGGAAGTTAAAAAAGAAACTCCAGCGGTAGCGCCAAAAGCGGAAGTTAAAAAAGAAACTCCAGTAGCAACAGCAGCACCGACAGTAGCAGCAAAACCAGCAGCTCCAGCGGCAGCAGCAACTACTCAAGCGGCTTCTTCAAACAAAGGAGCAGCAATCTACCAAGCGGCATTAGCTCAATTAGGTAGATACCAAGACTGTACAATGCTAGTAACAAATGCTCTTAAAGCAGTAGGAATCAACTTCCACGACTGGCCAGCAGGATATATGAGCTTAGGAACTGTAGTTCCAGCATCACAAGCTCAACCTGGAGACTTAGTTTACTACGCAAATGGTGGATTAGGAGCAGCTCACATCGCAGTTTATGCAGGTAACGGTCAAGCAGTTCACGGTGGATGGTTAGGTAACCAAACAGCGCTTAACTCTGCAAACGTTGGTAGTGGAGCAGTATACATCCGCGTTAAATAA
- a CDS encoding MepB family protein, with translation MKILEVLNEFYGDFEFIKEKWNEKYEGILIEIKEEQGYKRCRLAKKTPKKEGYFTVFWKNDSRNKNIPYTNEDLGNELVIVVIDNDKRGLFIIPNDEAIRKKILSTKDSKGKMAMRFYPPWCTDLNKTALEAQKWQLKFFRIIES, from the coding sequence ATGAAAATACTTGAGGTTCTAAATGAGTTTTATGGTGATTTTGAATTCATTAAAGAAAAGTGGAATGAAAAATACGAAGGTATCCTTATCGAAATAAAGGAAGAGCAAGGCTATAAAAGATGTCGCTTGGCAAAAAAAACACCCAAAAAAGAAGGATATTTTACAGTCTTTTGGAAAAATGACTCAAGAAATAAAAACATTCCATATACTAATGAAGATCTAGGGAATGAACTCGTTATTGTTGTGATCGATAACGATAAAAGAGGACTTTTTATTATTCCAAATGATGAGGCTATCCGTAAAAAAATTCTCTCGACAAAAGACAGCAAAGGAAAAATGGCTATGAGATTTTATCCACCTTGGTGTACGGATTTAAATAAAACAGCTCTAGAAGCACAAAAATGGCAATTGAAATTTTTTAGAATAATTGAATCATAA
- a CDS encoding TlpA family protein disulfide reductase, protein MKKLTILSATFLSSALILSACSSTSEKKEETNKQTSTSSSNETKATQAFDFTAMDKDGKTVKLSDFKGKKVYINMWASWCGPCMREIPELEKVYQKYKDNKDIVFLSMTSPNDAEFKNKSPQDKSKDVILKKAKELGATYPVLFDVNDRFIINYAIRSFPTHILINSDGTFETRIAGGVTEESLTKEIEKLK, encoded by the coding sequence ATGAAAAAACTAACAATACTTAGCGCAACTTTTCTTAGTAGTGCTTTAATTTTAAGTGCATGCTCAAGCACTTCTGAAAAAAAAGAAGAGACAAACAAACAAACTTCTACATCTTCATCTAATGAAACTAAAGCTACTCAAGCTTTTGATTTTACTGCAATGGATAAAGATGGAAAAACTGTAAAACTTAGTGATTTCAAAGGTAAAAAAGTCTATATTAACATGTGGGCAAGCTGGTGTGGACCTTGTATGAGAGAGATTCCAGAATTAGAAAAAGTTTATCAAAAATATAAAGATAATAAAGATATTGTCTTTCTGTCAATGACTTCACCTAATGATGCAGAATTTAAAAACAAAAGTCCTCAGGATAAAAGTAAAGATGTAATTCTTAAAAAAGCAAAAGAACTTGGTGCAACTTATCCTGTTCTTTTCGATGTTAACGACCGCTTCATCATAAACTACGCAATTCGTTCATTCCCTACTCACATTTTAATCAATAGTGATGGTACGTTTGAAACTAGAATCGCTGGAGGCGTTACTGAAGAATCACTAACTAAAGAAATAGAAAAACTTAAATAA
- a CDS encoding YvrJ family protein yields the protein MDILNFINTVGFPIFVAVFFLLKLDNTLQNIGKNLNELTRIIETKLNLDISNK from the coding sequence ATGGATATATTAAATTTCATTAATACTGTAGGATTTCCTATATTTGTTGCAGTATTCTTTTTATTGAAATTAGACAATACGCTGCAAAACATAGGGAAAAATTTAAACGAACTTACTCGTATTATCGAAACAAAATTAAATCTAGATATTAGCAACAAATAA
- a CDS encoding ROK family protein gives MYLGIDIGGTSIKFAVFDDNYKIIHYETCKTPDNVTVKITDEMFRIASKIRESYNFSAAGISAAGVIDNVHMEVIRAAPTIKNYLGTNFKRDFGDRLGIPVYADNDVNCALLGEQWLGGAKGLDEVFCMALGTGIGGAYYLNSLPFGSNFGVGEIGQSVYDFDTKTTYEQRASTIALDRKIKSEMYEGLSVIEFFDLCKREDTSALKVLDEWLFELARGIVNLLCILDPKYIVIGGAVSAQGDYLLNKLEAKVRELHPIEINKTKFLAAELGNDAALYGAISPFVEK, from the coding sequence ATGTATTTAGGAATTGATATCGGTGGGACAAGTATAAAATTTGCTGTATTTGATGATAACTATAAAATCATCCACTACGAAACTTGTAAAACACCTGACAACGTAACTGTAAAAATTACTGACGAAATGTTCAGAATAGCAAGCAAAATCCGTGAATCTTACAACTTCTCTGCAGCAGGTATTTCTGCAGCTGGAGTTATCGATAATGTACACATGGAAGTAATCCGTGCTGCTCCAACTATTAAAAACTACCTTGGAACTAACTTCAAACGTGATTTTGGAGATAGACTAGGTATTCCAGTATATGCTGATAACGACGTTAACTGTGCTTTACTTGGTGAACAATGGCTTGGTGGAGCTAAAGGTCTTGATGAAGTATTCTGTATGGCTTTAGGAACTGGAATCGGTGGGGCTTACTACTTAAACAGCCTTCCTTTCGGATCTAACTTCGGTGTAGGGGAAATCGGACAATCTGTTTACGATTTCGATACTAAAACTACATACGAACAACGTGCTTCTACTATTGCATTAGATAGAAAAATTAAATCTGAAATGTACGAAGGTCTAAGTGTTATCGAATTCTTCGATCTTTGTAAACGTGAAGATACAAGTGCATTAAAAGTACTAGACGAATGGTTATTCGAGCTTGCTCGTGGTATTGTTAACTTACTATGTATCTTAGATCCAAAATACATCGTAATCGGTGGGGCCGTATCTGCTCAAGGTGATTACTTATTAAACAAACTTGAAGCTAAAGTACGTGAACTACACCCAATCGAAATAAACAAAACTAAATTCTTAGCCGCTGAGCTAGGAAACGATGCAGCTCTATATGGAGCAATCAGCCCATTTGTAGAAAAATAA
- a CDS encoding sodium:solute symporter: MDKIGFGTLNSIVLAVYLIAMLGIGVYFTKKAGESTDEFFKAGGNIPSWAVGFSIYATTLSAITFMATPEKAFNGDWTYAAGNFSIIAIIPILIHYYVPFFRKLNVTTAYEYLEERFNPSVRVVGSVLFSLFHIGRVAIVIYLPTVAITSVSTLNPFLVCAVIGLLCVVYSFLGGVEGVIWTDVIQGIILLGGAVLVIILGAYHVGGFGHITQDALANGKIITAEKFNWSLTASTIPIIFIGSVFNSLQQYTASQDVVQRYSTTESVKETNKSLWTNGLLAFISIPIFYGMGTVLYSFYKGSHAVTKLPDFMNAEVVGKAANTTALVPYFILTALPAGIAGLVIAAILAAAQSTIASSLNSISACITVDIKQRFFGLSKDAKQDVLLARVIIIVAGVLGTIAALYFVNTNQKETWDLFLKYIGLLGVPLAGTFALGIFTKRANGAGALLGLLVAGVVCWYIQDYTTYAKQSPFIFSGFSFLSALVFGYICSFFFRSTKNITGLTIHTKDQEYVKEAK, encoded by the coding sequence ATGGACAAAATAGGATTTGGTACACTGAATAGTATAGTTTTAGCAGTTTATCTAATAGCTATGCTAGGTATAGGGGTGTATTTCACTAAAAAAGCAGGTGAAAGCACGGACGAATTCTTTAAAGCTGGTGGAAATATCCCATCTTGGGCAGTAGGATTCTCAATTTATGCAACAACATTATCAGCCATTACATTTATGGCGACACCGGAAAAAGCATTTAACGGTGACTGGACATATGCAGCAGGGAACTTTTCAATTATCGCGATTATTCCGATATTAATTCACTACTATGTTCCATTCTTTAGAAAATTAAATGTAACTACAGCGTATGAATATTTAGAAGAACGTTTTAATCCTAGTGTACGTGTAGTAGGAAGTGTGTTATTCTCACTATTCCATATTGGACGTGTAGCTATCGTTATTTATTTACCAACAGTAGCGATTACATCAGTATCGACACTTAATCCATTCTTAGTGTGTGCGGTAATCGGGTTACTTTGTGTAGTTTACTCATTCTTAGGAGGGGTAGAAGGGGTTATCTGGACAGACGTTATCCAAGGTATTATTTTACTTGGAGGAGCTGTTTTAGTAATAATCTTAGGAGCTTACCACGTAGGCGGATTTGGACACATTACTCAAGATGCTTTAGCAAATGGTAAAATTATAACTGCTGAGAAATTTAATTGGTCACTAACTGCATCTACTATTCCAATCATCTTCATTGGATCAGTATTTAACAGTTTACAACAATATACAGCTTCTCAAGACGTAGTTCAACGTTATAGTACTACTGAATCAGTTAAAGAAACTAATAAATCACTTTGGACTAACGGATTATTAGCATTCATCTCTATTCCAATTTTCTATGGAATGGGAACAGTTCTTTACAGCTTCTATAAAGGTAGCCACGCTGTAACTAAATTACCAGACTTCATGAATGCTGAAGTAGTAGGTAAAGCAGCTAACACAACAGCTTTAGTACCTTACTTCATCTTAACAGCATTACCAGCAGGTATCGCTGGATTAGTTATCGCAGCTATTTTAGCAGCTGCTCAATCAACTATCGCATCAAGCTTAAACTCAATTTCTGCTTGTATCACAGTTGATATTAAACAACGTTTCTTCGGACTAAGTAAAGATGCTAAACAAGACGTTCTATTAGCTCGTGTTATCATTATTGTAGCAGGGGTACTTGGAACAATTGCAGCATTATACTTTGTTAACACTAACCAAAAAGAAACTTGGGATTTATTCCTTAAATATATCGGACTTCTAGGAGTGCCTTTAGCTGGTACATTTGCACTTGGTATCTTTACTAAACGTGCAAACGGAGCTGGAGCATTATTAGGATTATTAGTAGCAGGTGTTGTATGTTGGTATATCCAAGACTACACAACTTATGCTAAACAAAGTCCATTTATCTTCTCAGGATTCTCATTCTTAAGTGCATTAGTATTCGGATATATCTGTAGTTTCTTCTTTAGATCTACAAAAAATATCACTGGACTTACTATTCATACTAAAGATCAAGAATACGTAAAAGAAGCAAAATAA
- a CDS encoding CHAP domain-containing protein yields the protein MTSQQTMVNWAKDNVYKWIDMDGMYGAQCVDLTMAYVKNFANFQIYGNAIDYLTNSIPPGWKRYYKGDVEVAPGDIAIWHWGDWDKYGHVGIVIEVNGSTITSVEQNVDGTPERGGIARIMSRDDTYLVGFIRPSYDSSEEWSRIPENGYFTVGVSSINVRVKPSKLGKIVNTYYEGERVYYDSYVIKEGFVWISYISYSKERHYLATGTHDGNRRTSSWGKFE from the coding sequence ATGACAAGTCAACAAACAATGGTAAATTGGGCTAAAGATAATGTATATAAATGGATTGATATGGATGGTATGTATGGTGCACAATGCGTCGATCTTACTATGGCCTACGTAAAAAACTTTGCAAACTTTCAAATATACGGCAACGCTATAGATTATCTAACTAACTCTATACCTCCTGGTTGGAAAAGATATTACAAAGGGGATGTAGAAGTAGCTCCTGGAGACATAGCAATCTGGCACTGGGGAGATTGGGATAAGTACGGACATGTAGGAATAGTTATTGAGGTAAATGGTAGTACTATTACCTCTGTAGAACAAAATGTTGATGGTACCCCAGAACGTGGAGGTATCGCTCGTATCATGAGTCGTGATGATACTTATCTAGTTGGGTTCATAAGACCTAGTTACGATTCCAGTGAAGAATGGTCTAGAATCCCAGAAAACGGTTATTTTACTGTAGGAGTTTCGTCAATAAATGTCAGAGTTAAACCAAGCAAACTAGGGAAAATTGTTAATACATATTACGAAGGTGAACGAGTATATTATGATAGCTACGTAATCAAGGAAGGTTTTGTTTGGATCAGCTACATTTCTTACTCAAAAGAACGACATTACTTAGCTACAGGAACCCATGATGGAAATAGAAGAACTAGTAGCTGGGGAAAATTTGAATAA
- the manA gene encoding mannose-6-phosphate isomerase, class I, giving the protein MDKIIFLEPVFCERIWGGRNLESFNFSIPQGNIGEAWVIAAHDNGSSKITNGQLAGLTLKEAYEKQPTLFTEKIYDKFPLLIKILDASDNLSVQVHPEDDYARVNENGELGKTECWYVLDAKEGAKLVYGHTAKTKEEFNSKIDAEQWNELFIEKNVKAGDFFYIPAGTLHAIGEGILIYEVQQNSDTTYRVYDYDRVDKDGNARELHIEKTKDVTKVPFEKATTSPKEEKLDGATITYLADEKYFSVYKVDVKGQVSLDKTATGNLFTVLDGKGRVVIDGTSYDVKKGDSFILTTACSSYTLEGNMFLIGSYDR; this is encoded by the coding sequence ATGGATAAAATTATATTTTTAGAGCCTGTATTTTGTGAAAGAATATGGGGAGGACGCAATTTAGAAAGTTTTAATTTTTCTATTCCACAAGGAAATATTGGAGAAGCATGGGTAATTGCAGCTCATGATAATGGAAGTTCAAAAATAACAAATGGACAGTTGGCAGGATTGACACTAAAAGAGGCTTACGAGAAACAACCTACGTTATTTACAGAAAAAATTTATGATAAGTTTCCGTTATTGATTAAAATCTTAGATGCTAGTGATAATTTATCGGTTCAAGTGCATCCTGAAGACGACTATGCGCGAGTAAATGAGAATGGAGAGCTAGGTAAGACTGAATGTTGGTATGTATTAGATGCTAAAGAAGGTGCGAAATTAGTATATGGACATACCGCTAAAACAAAAGAAGAGTTTAATAGTAAAATAGACGCTGAGCAATGGAATGAGCTGTTTATTGAGAAAAATGTAAAAGCAGGAGATTTCTTCTATATTCCAGCGGGGACACTTCATGCGATTGGAGAAGGAATTTTAATTTATGAAGTGCAACAGAACTCTGATACAACATATAGAGTTTACGATTATGATCGTGTTGATAAAGATGGAAATGCTCGCGAACTACATATAGAAAAAACAAAAGATGTTACAAAAGTTCCTTTTGAAAAAGCTACAACAAGTCCTAAAGAGGAGAAGTTGGATGGAGCTACTATAACATACTTAGCAGATGAGAAGTATTTTTCTGTTTATAAAGTAGATGTTAAAGGTCAGGTTTCGCTAGATAAAACTGCGACAGGAAATTTATTTACTGTTCTTGATGGTAAAGGTAGAGTGGTAATTGATGGAACTAGTTATGATGTAAAAAAAGGAGATAGCTTTATTCTAACAACAGCTTGCTCATCATATACATTAGAAGGAAATATGTTCCTAATCGGAAGCTATGATAGATAG
- a CDS encoding PspC domain-containing protein, with translation MIDGLNKIWNKFLNFLEDKKIYKSYEGAIVSGVCSGLSERFGISASFLRVLFLLASIFSFGSPILIYILLSIIMPVKPMKENYRKSSYIDGRAWEK, from the coding sequence ATGATAGATGGATTAAATAAAATATGGAATAAATTTCTTAATTTTTTAGAAGATAAAAAAATTTATAAATCATATGAAGGAGCTATAGTCTCTGGAGTATGCAGTGGTTTAAGTGAAAGATTTGGAATAAGTGCTAGTTTTTTACGAGTGCTATTCTTATTAGCGAGTATTTTCTCATTCGGTAGTCCGATATTGATATATATACTGTTATCGATAATAATGCCGGTAAAACCGATGAAAGAAAACTACAGAAAATCAAGCTACATCGATGGACGTGCTTGGGAAAAGTAA
- a CDS encoding N-acetylneuraminate lyase gives MKDLKGLYSALLIPFDENGEVKEEGLRQVIEHNINVSKIDGLYVNGSSGENFLLNTAQKKQIFKFVKEVVGDRVKLIAQVGSLDLNEAVELAKYATELGYDSLSAVTPFYYPLSFNEIKHYYKTIIDATDNSMILYYIPFLTGVKISLDQFAELLEDEKVIGVKYTAADFYQLERFRKRFPNKLIWSGFDEMLVQAAITGVDGAIGSTYNVNGQRSQEIFRLAKEGKVAEAYELQHEANDVIEKVLELGLYQTLKEILKVKGIDAGTCKKPMKSFDPAKLAEVEKLVKDYNL, from the coding sequence ATGAAAGATTTAAAAGGACTTTATTCAGCTTTACTTATTCCATTTGACGAAAATGGTGAGGTTAAAGAAGAGGGACTAAGACAGGTTATTGAACATAACATCAATGTAAGTAAAATTGATGGTCTATATGTTAACGGAAGTAGTGGGGAGAACTTCTTATTAAACACTGCTCAAAAGAAACAAATTTTTAAATTTGTAAAAGAAGTAGTTGGGGACAGAGTTAAGCTTATCGCTCAAGTTGGATCTTTAGATTTAAATGAAGCTGTAGAACTAGCTAAATACGCTACAGAATTAGGATACGACTCATTATCAGCAGTTACTCCATTCTACTACCCACTATCATTCAACGAAATCAAACACTACTACAAAACAATCATCGATGCAACTGACAACAGCATGATTCTTTACTACATTCCATTCTTAACAGGGGTTAAAATTAGTTTAGATCAATTCGCTGAATTACTAGAAGATGAAAAAGTTATCGGTGTTAAATACACTGCAGCAGACTTCTATCAATTAGAAAGATTCAGAAAACGATTCCCTAACAAACTAATTTGGTCTGGATTTGATGAAATGTTAGTTCAAGCTGCTATTACTGGAGTAGACGGAGCTATCGGTTCTACATACAATGTTAACGGACAAAGAAGTCAAGAAATCTTCAGACTTGCTAAAGAAGGTAAAGTTGCTGAAGCTTATGAACTTCAACACGAAGCAAATGACGTAATTGAAAAAGTTCTTGAATTAGGATTATACCAAACACTTAAAGAAATCCTTAAAGTTAAAGGAATCGATGCAGGAACTTGTAAAAAACCTATGAAATCATTCGATCCAGCTAAATTAGCTGAAGTTGAAAAATTAGTTAAAGATTATAACCTATAA
- a CDS encoding N-acetylmannosamine-6-phosphate 2-epimerase: protein MDKKEKILNQIKGGIIVSCQALPGEPLYVEEGGIMKLMALAAKEAGAVGIRAQGVTDIVQIKETVDLPVIGIIKQSYEGMSQFITATMKEVDALVETGCEIIALDCTLRPRFDRTTINDFVAEIKAKYPDIILMADIATFEEGVNAEKIGVDFVGTTLSGYTENTKDRPNEVDLDLIKKLSETISVPIIAEGRIHYPNQAKLAYDAGASSVVVGGAITRPKEIAARFIDAVK from the coding sequence ATGGATAAAAAAGAAAAAATCTTAAACCAAATAAAAGGTGGCATTATCGTTTCTTGCCAAGCATTACCTGGAGAACCACTATATGTTGAAGAAGGTGGAATCATGAAACTTATGGCACTAGCTGCAAAAGAAGCTGGAGCCGTTGGTATTCGTGCACAAGGTGTTACAGACATAGTTCAAATTAAAGAAACAGTAGACTTACCTGTTATCGGAATTATCAAACAAAGTTATGAAGGTATGTCTCAATTCATCACAGCAACTATGAAAGAAGTAGACGCCCTTGTAGAAACAGGTTGTGAAATCATTGCCTTAGACTGTACTTTACGCCCTCGTTTCGATAGAACAACTATTAATGATTTTGTTGCAGAAATCAAAGCTAAATATCCTGACATTATTTTAATGGCTGATATCGCTACTTTCGAAGAAGGTGTAAATGCAGAAAAAATAGGTGTTGATTTTGTAGGAACTACCTTAAGTGGTTACACAGAAAATACAAAAGATAGACCAAATGAAGTAGATTTAGATCTTATCAAAAAATTATCTGAAACTATTTCTGTTCCAATCATAGCTGAAGGACGCATCCACTACCCTAATCAAGCTAAATTAGCTTATGATGCAGGCGCATCCAGCGTAGTAGTAGGTGGAGCTATTACCCGTCCAAAAGAAATAGCAGCTAGATTTATCGATGCAGTGAAATAA
- a CDS encoding acetylxylan esterase, with protein sequence MKLEKEREVNYKVSILKDYAEMQLLSIEFDAIDNSKIYAELVVKKDNNKGLILEIPDYEEVPSSEVSLMRYGVLGYSCGSLHVRGDRGRSENKQPASIYFPFLNNNSEDDLYYNFAYQDGIDLVNILKREFPDLQVTIVAKGQGAAIGIVTAAVGKKVQNLFISNVQNADFKFIFDNNLDVGVYDGIREYNRNYHEKEEYLLEKLGKIDVLNYAEDVEAEVNFGYSSLDDERNIVINKKLASIFKRKKVTVFEYEDLNIHKKLIEEWLIN encoded by the coding sequence ATGAAATTAGAGAAAGAACGAGAAGTAAATTATAAGGTTAGTATTTTAAAAGATTATGCTGAGATGCAATTATTGTCGATTGAATTTGATGCCATAGATAATTCAAAAATTTATGCTGAACTTGTTGTGAAAAAAGATAATAACAAAGGACTAATATTAGAAATTCCAGATTATGAGGAAGTGCCGAGTAGCGAGGTAAGTCTTATGAGGTACGGTGTGCTAGGATATAGTTGCGGATCGCTTCATGTGAGGGGAGACAGAGGGAGAAGTGAAAATAAGCAACCAGCTTCGATATATTTCCCATTTTTAAATAATAATAGTGAGGATGATTTATATTATAATTTTGCTTATCAAGATGGGATAGATTTAGTGAATATTCTTAAGAGGGAGTTTCCGGATTTGCAAGTGACGATTGTTGCTAAAGGTCAGGGGGCTGCTATCGGGATTGTCACAGCTGCAGTTGGTAAAAAAGTCCAAAATTTATTTATTTCAAATGTTCAAAATGCAGATTTCAAATTTATTTTTGATAATAATCTTGATGTAGGAGTTTATGATGGTATTCGAGAATATAATCGTAATTATCATGAAAAAGAGGAATACTTATTAGAGAAGTTAGGAAAAATTGATGTGTTAAATTATGCAGAGGATGTTGAAGCGGAAGTTAACTTCGGTTATTCAAGTTTAGATGATGAGCGAAATATTGTTATTAATAAAAAGTTAGCTAGTATATTTAAACGAAAGAAAGTTACAGTTTTTGAGTATGAAGATTTAAATATTCATAAGAAACTGATTGAAGAGTGGCTGATAAACTAG
- a CDS encoding GntR family transcriptional regulator: MKKYEKIINDIILKIQTGIFKEGEQLYTEKEIKEIYNVSSTTAVRVLNELESAGYIFRIQGKGSFVNKTLVNKKVLVTENNNFHKHFKESVSEHSEVIEAEIIQDKELCSKLKLKNQKLLKVARIKYIGNIAWAHQTNYIPIKYLPDVNINDIDSFKELATMIRKKYRIDIHQEKSKKIMNVIVDTPEEIAKFIAKDGEPCFEFDRYTYFGDGKIFEYVKIYINYKYYSLTIKD, translated from the coding sequence TTGAAAAAATACGAAAAGATTATAAATGACATCATTTTAAAAATACAAACTGGTATTTTTAAAGAAGGTGAACAACTCTATACAGAAAAAGAGATAAAAGAAATATATAATGTTAGTAGTACTACTGCCGTACGTGTACTAAATGAATTAGAGTCTGCAGGTTATATTTTCAGAATTCAAGGTAAAGGAAGTTTTGTTAATAAAACATTAGTTAACAAAAAAGTTCTAGTTACAGAAAATAACAACTTCCACAAACACTTTAAAGAATCAGTATCTGAGCACTCTGAAGTTATCGAAGCTGAGATTATTCAAGATAAAGAACTTTGTTCTAAATTAAAATTAAAAAATCAAAAACTTCTAAAAGTAGCTCGTATAAAATATATTGGTAATATCGCATGGGCTCATCAAACTAACTATATTCCAATAAAATATTTACCTGACGTTAATATTAATGATATAGATAGTTTCAAAGAGCTTGCTACTATGATTAGAAAAAAATATCGTATAGATATTCACCAAGAAAAATCTAAAAAAATTATGAACGTTATAGTTGATACTCCTGAAGAAATTGCCAAATTTATCGCAAAAGATGGTGAACCTTGTTTTGAATTCGATAGGTACACTTACTTCGGTGACGGCAAAATTTTTGAATATGTAAAAATATATATAAATTATAAATACTACAGCTTAACCATTAAAGATTAA
- a CDS encoding cytochrome c biogenesis CcdA family protein: MTDFNTASSVLKMGLVFLEGLLSFLSPCVIPILPIYIGILAGKKEMNEHGELVFNKRNTITNTLSFVLGICSTFFILAFATSFISIFLNENIKTLQIVSGVLIIFMGLLQLGVFKIGFLKQEFSIKNKVKRKGNKTTPILAFLMGFTFSFSWTPCIGPILASVFLYASSHTGIMSVLLILAYCLGFILPFILVAFFASKLLELFKKHTNILKYTQVISGIILILIGVLILSGSFITLTRYFT, from the coding sequence ATGACAGATTTTAATACAGCTAGTTCTGTCTTAAAAATGGGCCTTGTCTTTTTAGAAGGGCTACTATCTTTTCTTTCTCCTTGCGTAATACCTATATTACCTATTTATATCGGTATTTTAGCTGGAAAAAAAGAAATGAATGAACATGGAGAACTAGTTTTTAATAAACGTAACACTATTACAAATACACTTTCATTCGTACTTGGTATTTGTTCAACTTTCTTCATCCTAGCTTTTGCAACTAGTTTTATCAGTATTTTCTTAAACGAAAATATTAAAACTTTACAAATCGTTAGTGGTGTCTTAATTATTTTTATGGGACTATTACAACTAGGTGTCTTCAAGATAGGATTTTTAAAACAAGAATTCTCAATAAAAAATAAAGTTAAGAGAAAAGGAAATAAAACTACTCCTATTCTTGCTTTTCTAATGGGATTCACATTTAGCTTTTCTTGGACTCCATGTATTGGACCAATCTTAGCTAGTGTTTTCTTATATGCATCTAGTCACACTGGAATAATGAGTGTTCTTCTAATTCTTGCTTATTGCTTAGGATTTATCTTACCATTCATCCTTGTAGCATTCTTCGCTTCAAAATTATTAGAACTATTCAAAAAACATACAAACATTCTAAAATATACACAAGTTATCTCAGGAATTATCCTTATCTTAATAGGTGTTCTAATCCTAAGTGGATCATTTATCACTTTAACTAGATACTTTACTTAA